Sequence from the Methanobrevibacter arboriphilus genome:
CATCGATAAACTATTAGCTGTTGTCGGTGGATCTATGGGTGGAATGCAAGTTTTGCAATGGATTGTTTCTTATCCTGATATGGTTAAAAAAGCTATCCCTATAGCAACCACAGCTCACTCTTCACCTCAACAAATAGCTTTCAATGAAGTAGGGCGTCAAGCAATAATTACAGATCCTCATTGGAATGATGGGGATTATTATGACAAAGAAATTGGTCCAAGAAATGGACTAGCTTTAGCTAGGATGATAGCCCATATTACTTATCTTAGTGATGAATCAATGTATGAAAAGTTTGGAAGAGATCTTAAAGATAAAAAAGAAGTTAGTTATGATTTTTCTATGGATTTCCAGGTAGAGAGCTACCTTCACTATCAGGGAGATGCATTTGTTAAGCGTTTTGATGCTAATTCTTATCTTTATATAACTAAAGCTATAGATTATTTTGATCTTTCAAGTAATGGCTCCTTAATTGAAGGTTTTAGGAATATTAAATCTAAGGTTCAAATAATAGCCATTGATTCTGATTGGCTTTATCCTCCAGATCAATTAAAAGATGTTTTAATGGCTTTGAATGCTAATAATGTTGATGTTAGCTATGCTGAATTGAAATCTACTTATGGTCATGATGCATTTCTTTTAGAAGGAGGGCAACTTAACTATGTTGTGGCTAACTTTTTAACTAATACCTTAGCGGAAGATCTTATGGATGAGAATGTTTCAGCCATTAAAAAGGATATGGAGCTTAAAGATGTTGCAATGCTTATGATGGCTGATTATGTAACTCATCTTCCTGTTGTTGATGAAGATAATAGGTTACTTGGTATTGTTACAGCATGGGATTTGTCTAAATCTATAGCTCTTAATTGTAGTAGTCTAGATGAAATAATGACAAAGAATGTAATTACTTGTAAATCTGATGAAACTATAGACTCAATTTCAAGAAAAATGAGAGAGAATGATATTTCTTGTTTGCCTGTAGTTGATGATGATTTTAAAGTAGAAGGGATTATTACAACTGATCAGATTAGCCATTTATTAAGTGATTAATTATATTTAATTTATGACCTATAGTAATAAGTTATATATTAATAGCTTATATCAATATATTATATATTAATATATATTTAGATTATATGGCTATGATTTAATCATATAATTATATTTTAATGATATTACTTTTAATAAACACTATTAATAAAATTATATTATATATGGAACATTATAGGGGATTATATATTATAATGAGATAGTTCTAATATAGATATTTCTAATATTTATTATTTTAATGTTAATTATTTAATATTAATAATTCATTTACTAGTAATATATTTTTACTAGTCTGTATGGTTTATATATAATATTTATAAATTATTGTAAATTGATTATTATGTTTAAAAGAATTAAAGAAGATTTATTAATGGTGCATATTAGAGATCCTGCAGCAAGAAGCTCATTTGAAATTTTCTTCTGCTATTCTGGAATACATGCTATTTGGTATCACTTAATTTCTCATTATTTATGGAATCATGGTCATTATTTCTCAGCAAGACTTATTGCATCTATAAATAGATTTTTTACAGGTATTGAGATTCATCCAGCTGCTAAAGTTGGCCGCAGGGTTTTTATTGATCATGGAATGGGTGTGGTTATTGGTGAAACTGCAGAAATAGGGGACGATGTTTTAATGTATCAAGGTGTTGTGCTTGGTGGAACAAGTACAGTTAAAGAAAAAAGACATCCTACTGTTGGTAATGGTGTTGTTATTGGATCAGGTGCACTTGTAATTGGTAATATATATCTCGGTAATGGTTCAAAGATTGGAGCAGGTTCTGTTGTTTTAAAAGATGTTCCTATGGGCTCAACTGTTGTAGGTGTTCCAGGAAGAGTTGTTCATGAAAAAAGAAAGTGTGCAATGGATCAAGAACATCAAAAACTTCCTGATCCAGTTGAAGAAAAATTAGAAAAGCTTGTTGAAAAACAAGAATATTTAGAAAAAGAAATTGAATCCCTTAAAAAAAATAAATAAGAATGTTTTATAAACAAGTACTTTTTATATATATATATTTTTATAATAATTAAAAAGAAATATTATAATAAATTGGATAATTATAATAAATTAGATGATAATTATTAAGTAATAATTAAAAGATTAAATTAGATAATTATAATAAATTGGATAATAATTAAAAAATCATTGGAAAAGAGTTGTTAAAAAATGAAACCTCCATGTGAAATTGTTGTATGGTATTTAATACCTGGAATAAGATCTGTTTTAGCTAAAGAACTTTTTAGTTTAGGAATGAAACAAAAAGAAATTTCTGCAGTTTTAGATATTACACAGCCTGCTGTTTCTCAATATCTTAGTGATAAGAGAGGAAATGAGGTGGGTTTTTGTGATGAAATTTTAGAAATGATAAAAGATTTAGCTTATGATTTAAAAAACGAAAAAGTTGATAAAAGAGAGCTAATCCCAAGAATGTGTGAAATTTGTAGAAGAACAAAAGCTGAAGACATATTGTGTATGTTACATAAAGAGAAAGATGTAGTACCTGAAGGCTGTAAAGCTTGTTTAGGTAGTAATGCTGATAGTAATGAGATAATCGATAAAAAAGGAAGAATTTCTACTGAAATCTGTAAAGCTTGTTCTGATGATCCTGCTGATTATATTCCTTTTTATGATATCTAATTAAACATTTTTAAATTCAATATATTTAAATTTAATATTTAAATTTAGTATATTTAAATTTAATATGATTATTTTAATATAATTTATATTACTTTAATGTTATTTTATATTAATTACTACTATTTTATACTTGATATTGTATATTATTTTAATGTAATTATTGAATATAATATTTAATATAATAATTAGCTAATATAATAATTATTTTATATATGGGAAATATTAGGAAATATTGATACGATGACTAGGATAGTTGGATTACAAGGATTATTTAATGGAAATATTTTGCATCTCATGCTAAAATCATTAAAATCTAACTTTAAATCTTTTAAAAAAGATTATATTTCTGGAATATTTCTTTTATCAGATAATAGCTATATTTATAATGATAAATTCTGTAATATTTCTTCTAAAGATGATTATAATTTAGGAATTGGTTCTAACTATTCTGATAAGTTTAAAATTAATGAATCGCAACCTATTCGTTATAAAAGCATTGTTTTAGCTTTTGATGGAATAATTTATAATATAAATGAATTGAATAATTTATTGGATAGTAATATTAATAATAACTATATTAACAATATTAATAACACTAATAATAACCATATTAATAATAAAAGCCATATTAATAATAAAAATAACACTAATAATAATCATATTAATAATATTAATAACACTAATAATAATAGTATTAATAATAGTGATATTGATAATAACTTTAATAAAAATAATAACATTGATAATAATTATACTAATTCTTCGTTTACAAAAGACTGTCTAAATGAAAATGAAGATAAAAATTTAAATCATGGGCTTTTATTATCTAAAATAATGTATAAATTCCTTCAAGAACACTCAAATTTAAAAGAAGCAATTATTAAATCTATTAAAATTATTGATGGTGAATATAGTTTCGCTGTATTTGATGGTGAAAATTTAGGTATTGCTCGAGATAGTATAGGTATTAAACCATTATATTACCATATCAACAATAATTCATTTAATTCTTTTAGCTCTGAAAAAAAAGCATTATGGAAAATTGGTATTAAAGATTCAGAAATTAAATCATTAAAACCAGGTTATATTCTATATAATTGGGATTTAATCGCTCCAAAAAATAATCCATGGGATAATGATTATTATAATCTTTATAATGGCAATATATCAAAATTTAATATATCAAAAAATCAAAATAATGAATTAAAGTATCTTGATATTAATAAAATGAGTTATGATGAGATAAAATATTCTTTAATAAATCTACTCACTTACTCAACTTATAAAAGGGTCTTAAACACAGATAAAGTTGGATTAATATTTTCTGGAGGAGTTGATAGCACAATATTAGCTACTTTACTTAAAAATATTTCAGATGATATTTCTGTTAACCTATACACTGTTGGAGTTGAAAGCTCTGAAGATTTGAAATATGCTAAAAAAGTTGCTAAAAGTTTAGATTTTCCTATTAAAACAACCATTATTGATGAAACTCTTGTTAGAGAAAGTTTAAACCCTGTTTTAGATGCTATTGAAGAACCTAACCTTATGAAAATTGGAGTTGGAATGACTTTATATCTAGCTACAAAAATGGCTTCTAATGATGGAATATCAATTACTTTAGCAGGTCAAGGCGCAGATGAATTATTTGGTGGATATTACAAATATTTAACTACTTTTAAAGAAAAAGGTCCTGAATTCACTCAAAAAAGCATGATTCATGATATTGAGTATGGTTATGATGTTAACTTTGAAAGAGATGATAAGATAGCTACTTTTAATGGTGTTGATCTTAGAGTTCCTTATCTAGATGAAAAATTAGTTAACTTTGCTCTTAAAATCCCAATTAAATATAAAATTAATTCTGATGAAGATTTACTTAGAAAAAGAATTTTAAGAGATATAGCTATTGATATAGGTATCGATAAGGAAATAGCAGAACGTCCTAAAAAAGCAGCTCAATATGGTTCAGGAATTCATAAAATATTAATTAAAAAAGTTTTAAAAGATATTGATTTAAATAAAAAGATCGATGAAATTAGGAATAACTATTTAAAATAATGAATTGTTTTATGATTATGGTATGAAATACAAAATAACAAGTCTAAAACTAAAATTAGGATAAAAAAAATATGATAAATACAGCAATAAATAAAAATAAAGAATTGGATGAAGAAAATAGGAAAATCCAATTATTCCGTGATTTAATGAATGGAGTTTATTGTGAAGTAATAATAAAAAATTATAATAATATTTATATATTCCCCTCAGGATTTTTAGACTATGATTATAAAAATATGAATGAAATAATATTAGATGATGAATGTATAATATTAAAAAATATAGATGGGAAAGATATAGGGGTTTACTTTGAAAATATTATTGATGTAGAAAAAAATGAAAAAAGTGTATATCTGTTTTGTGAAGAAGGATATTATGATATAGAACTTTTTTTTGATAATGAAGGATATGCTGAAATGATAAATGGATTATTAAGAGAAAAAATATATTAAGATCTGCTATTACTAACAATTTCTCCATCAGGCATTATTTTAATCATTTATTTTATAGCAAAACGAAGACCTACTCATCAACAGTTAATAATTCTTCTTCTGTGACATTTAATAAATATTTCTGTGTTTTTAGTTTTAATGGGAAGCAATTCTAGAATTAAGAATATTATATTTTGAGATTTGATATTTTATAATCTTTATGTATTTTAGATTCAAGCATATTAAAAAATAGATTTCTTTATAATGTTTTTAGTCTTTATAAGTTGTTAGTTTCTTATAAAAACTAATCTGATTCTAATATTTTCTTTAAAAAATTCTTTTAATTCCTTTTATCTTATCAAAATCAGAATCAAATGATACTATCTGATTTATATTATGCTTTTTCATAATTTCTATACTAACACAATCAGCAAATCCTATATTTCCATTGAAGTGTCTGAATGTATAAATAGCTAAATCATATATTTCTCTATTTTCATCATATATAGTATAATTATCTTTTAAGTTATCATAAAGGAGTTTTCCACCTTTTCCTCCAATATATGTTCCTACACTATTTAAAATTTCAGTTATAACTAAATTAGAAGTGAATTTTTCTTTTTTTTCGCAAAAATCTACCAAATCTAAAGCTTTATCATGCCATTGATCTTTTTTATTCATTAAACCTATTATGAATGAAGCATCAATGAATATCAATTTTTTCACCTTTTTGTGCTTTTTTCTTTAATTCAACAGCATCAGTAGGTTTTTTTGTATTAATCATTCCAATGATATCTTTAAAATCTGATTTTTTTCTAATGTTAATTCTAATGTCATTATTTTCTAATAATCTCCATTCTACAATATCCTCTTTAGTGATATCTAATTTTTGTCTTATCTCTTTAGGAATAACAGTTTGATATTTATCATAAATTTTTGTTGTGGTTACCATAATTCTCACACACCTAACGATATATTATATTCCAAACTATTTATAATTTACCTAATTTTTTTCATCATGGTTTTTACACTTAAAATGAAAAACATCATATTATTATTAGGTAAAAAAGTAACATTAGATATTGATGATAAAAGAATCATGATCAATATGGTCGTTGCTTAGCAAAAGTATATTTAAAGGGGAAAGATGTTAATAAATTGTTGTTAAACAAGAAATATGCAGATTTACATTAAGAAAAATTTAAATATCCAAATCAAATTAGGTAATAATTTTAATATTTTGAATAATAATAAATTACTGCTTGGTGCAGTGATTTTGGAGATGTTGCTTATTTAAGTAGTGAATTAGAATCTAATATGGCTATGATAGGATATTCAACAACTTATAATAATTATAATTCATATGGTATTTATGGGAGTAGATGGATCTTTAAGTTTATAGGTTATTTCGAATCTTATGGTCCTAAACCTACTTAAAATGATTATTATGCTCTTATATGTTATTATAAACCTAAAACAGAAGCTTTGAGGTATTATATTAAAAATAATTAATTATTTACTTATAGATAAATCAATGCGAATTTGTTTTTAACTTCTATTTATATTTTAGTCCATATAATCATGAAAATACAAAACTTTTATATATAATTTATTAATAAATATTATATAATGAAAATTGAAAAAGATGCAGAAAAAATTCTTAAAGATTTTTCTAAGACG
This genomic interval carries:
- the metX gene encoding homoserine O-acetyltransferase MetX, encoding MKKESVGSVETKFFNMDKDLKLESGKVLKDVTIAYETYGKLNKEKNNAILVCHALSGDAHAAGWHDEDRKPGWWEILIGPGKALDSEKYFIISSNILGGCSGSTGPSSINPATGKTYNLDFPVITIKDMVKAQKKLVENLNIDKLLAVVGGSMGGMQVLQWIVSYPDMVKKAIPIATTAHSSPQQIAFNEVGRQAIITDPHWNDGDYYDKEIGPRNGLALARMIAHITYLSDESMYEKFGRDLKDKKEVSYDFSMDFQVESYLHYQGDAFVKRFDANSYLYITKAIDYFDLSSNGSLIEGFRNIKSKVQIIAIDSDWLYPPDQLKDVLMALNANNVDVSYAELKSTYGHDAFLLEGGQLNYVVANFLTNTLAEDLMDENVSAIKKDMELKDVAMLMMADYVTHLPVVDEDNRLLGIVTAWDLSKSIALNCSSLDEIMTKNVITCKSDETIDSISRKMRENDISCLPVVDDDFKVEGIITTDQISHLLSD
- the cysE gene encoding serine O-acetyltransferase; translated protein: MFKRIKEDLLMVHIRDPAARSSFEIFFCYSGIHAIWYHLISHYLWNHGHYFSARLIASINRFFTGIEIHPAAKVGRRVFIDHGMGVVIGETAEIGDDVLMYQGVVLGGTSTVKEKRHPTVGNGVVIGSGALVIGNIYLGNGSKIGAGSVVLKDVPMGSTVVGVPGRVVHEKRKCAMDQEHQKLPDPVEEKLEKLVEKQEYLEKEIESLKKNK
- a CDS encoding DUF7411 family protein is translated as MTRIVGLQGLFNGNILHLMLKSLKSNFKSFKKDYISGIFLLSDNSYIYNDKFCNISSKDDYNLGIGSNYSDKFKINESQPIRYKSIVLAFDGIIYNINELNNLLDSNINNNYINNINNTNNNHINNKSHINNKNNTNNNHINNINNTNNNSINNSDIDNNFNKNNNIDNNYTNSSFTKDCLNENEDKNLNHGLLLSKIMYKFLQEHSNLKEAIIKSIKIIDGEYSFAVFDGENLGIARDSIGIKPLYYHINNNSFNSFSSEKKALWKIGIKDSEIKSLKPGYILYNWDLIAPKNNPWDNDYYNLYNGNISKFNISKNQNNELKYLDINKMSYDEIKYSLINLLTYSTYKRVLNTDKVGLIFSGGVDSTILATLLKNISDDISVNLYTVGVESSEDLKYAKKVAKSLDFPIKTTIIDETLVRESLNPVLDAIEEPNLMKIGVGMTLYLATKMASNDGISITLAGQGADELFGGYYKYLTTFKEKGPEFTQKSMIHDIEYGYDVNFERDDKIATFNGVDLRVPYLDEKLVNFALKIPIKYKINSDEDLLRKRILRDIAIDIGIDKEIAERPKKAAQYGSGIHKILIKKVLKDIDLNKKIDEIRNNYLK
- a CDS encoding type II toxin-antitoxin system VapC family toxin — encoded protein: MIFIDASFIIGLMNKKDQWHDKALDLVDFCEKKEKFTSNLVITEILNSVGTYIGGKGGKLLYDNLKDNYTIYDENREIYDLAIYTFRHFNGNIGFADCVSIEIMKKHNINQIVSFDSDFDKIKGIKRIF
- a CDS encoding AbrB/MazE/SpoVT family DNA-binding domain-containing protein → MVTTTKIYDKYQTVIPKEIRQKLDITKEDIVEWRLLENNDIRINIRKKSDFKDIIGMINTKKPTDAVELKKKAQKGEKIDIH